A region from the Dermacentor andersoni chromosome 11, qqDerAnde1_hic_scaffold, whole genome shotgun sequence genome encodes:
- the LOC126518304 gene encoding uncharacterized protein isoform X2, whose translation MTKAAPPGPPPKMTKPLPPGYPPKVTKAPPPGPPPKVTKPLPPGYPPKVTKPLPPGYPPKVTKTPPHQPPPKVTKAPPPGPPPKVTKAPPPGPPPKMTKPLPPGYPPKVTKAPPPGYPPKVTKAPPPGPPPKVTKPLPPGYPPRVTKPLPPGYPPKVTKAPPHQPPPKVTKAPPPGPPPTVTKPLPPGYPPKVTKPLPPGYPPKVTKALPPQPPPKVTKAPPPGPPPKVTKAPPPVSPPKMTKPLPPPLPPKTTKPVPPRPSPMTTKPLPPPLPPKTTKPLPPPPPPKTTKHLPPPPPPKITKPVPPTPPPKTTKPPPATTPPKTMTPLKTTRPQPRTTTPSPASPTPTTTPSAMTTSERPGIPRYTTVCTVSYLHTGLPLPLSGECDIIYYDSLLLRPEDTFMGTFTNAYLKPIFDAAKESNVSHNTEFGMSVHAPAINDFSTEVKSDAGMQHYREHWQHKVYNWGVLNIHEIILKNTPDILKTSLIVLKELKDIATAAGKNASMVVGLFCKATGGCDKVSEYLKTIYLPDAIVVLGHISFRDNNITDCTILPLSCFKDPFVRYKNLSYMHSMVCGNKSFEYTEHFQYTAFHVTGFTFDKKEGFTITFETEESLEKKFCLTLDNNTQLLIGIAVYDVNYDAAPKDCEQFKGASWSRLMWVERMRKLLRVAATYDSGQFVARCLYDIKSKTKIAAYRALPTRAMSPGLRRTFSKPIIS comes from the exons ATGACGAAAGCTGCGCCGCCAGGACCGCCACCGAAGATGACGAAGCCTCTGCCGCCAGGATATCCACCCAAGGTGACGAAAGCTCCGCCACCAGGACCGCCACCCAAGGTGACGAAGCCTCTGCCGCCGGGATATCCACCAAAGGTGACGAAGCCTCTGCCGCCGGGATATCCACCCAAGGTGACGAAAACTCCGCCGCACCAACCGCCACCCAAGGTGACGAAAGCTCCGCCGCCAGGACCGCCACCCAAGGTGACGAAAGCTCCGCCGCCAGGACCGCCACCCAAGATGACGAAGCCTCTGCCGCCAGGATATCCACCCAAGGTGACGAAAGCTCCGCCGCCAGGATATCCACCCAAGGTGACGAAAGCTCCGCCGCCAGGACCGCCACCCAAGGTGACGAAGCCTCTGCCGCCGGGATATCCACCAAGGGTGACGAAGCCTCTGCCGCCGGGATATCCACCCAAGGTGACGAAAGCTCCGCCGCACCAACCGCCACCCAAGGTGACGAAAGCTCCGCCGCCAGGACCGCCACCCACGGTGACGAAGCCTCTGCCGCCGGGATATCCACCAAAGGTGACGAAGCCTCTGCCGCCGGGATATCCACCCAAGGTGACGAAAGCTCTGCCGCCCCAACCGCCACCCAAGGTGACGAAAGCTCCGCCGCCAGGACCGCCACCTAAGGTGACGAAAGCTCCGCCGCCAGTATCTCCACCTAAGATGACGAAGCCTctgccaccaccactgccaccaAAGACGACGAAGCCTGTGCCGCCGCGACCGTCACCCATGACGACCAAGCCTCTGCCGCCACCACTGCCACCCAAGACGACGAAGCCTCTGCCGCCACCTCCGCCACCCAAGACGACCAAGCAtctgccgccaccaccgccacccaAGATTACGAAGCCTGTGCCGCCAACTCCGCCACCCAAGACGACCAAGCCTCCACCAGCGACAACGCCACCCAAGACGATGACGCCTCTGAAGACGACAAGGCCACAGCCGAGGACGACAACGCCATCGCCGGCGTcaccaacgccgacgacgacgcctaGCGCAATGACCACGTCGGAGC GTCCGGGCATACCTCGCTACACTACCGTGTGTACGGTGAGCTACCTGCACACCGGCCTGCCCTTGCCCCTGAGCGGCGAGTGCGACATCATCTACTACGACTCGCTGCTCCTGCGCCCGGAGGACACGTTCATGGGCACGTTCACCAACGCCTACCTGAAGCCCATCTTCGACGCCGCCAAGGAGAGCAACGTCAGCCACAATACCGAATTCGGGATGTCCGTGCACGCACC GGCAATCAACGACTTCTCCACCGAGGTCAAATCGGACGCCGGCATGCAGCACTACAGGGAACACTGGCAGCACAAGGTATACAACTGGGGCGTCCTCAACATCCACGAGATCATTCTGAAGAACACCCCTGACATCCTCAAGACCTCGCTCATCGTCCTCAAG GAGCTGAAGGACATTGCTACGGCAGCGGGCAAGAACGCCTCCATGGTTGTGGGCCTTTTCTGCAAGGCCACCGGAGGATGCGATAAAGTGTCCGAGTACCTCAA AACGATATACCTCCCGGATGCTATTGTGGTCTTGGGGCACATTTCTTTCCGCGACAACAACATCACGGACTGCACGATCTTGCCCCTTAGCTGCTTTAAGGACCCGTTTGTGCGATACAAGAACCTGTCCTACATGCACTCCATG GTCTGCGGCAACAAAAGCTTCGAATATACCGAGCACTTTCAATACACGGCATTTCACGTCACCGGATTTACCTTTGACAAGAAGGAGGGCTTTACAATAACCTTCGAGACGGAAGAATCActggaaaaaaag TTCTGTCTCACCTTGGACAACAACACGCAACTGCTCATCGGAATCGCCGTCTACGACGTCAATTACGATGCCGCACCCAAGGACTGCGAGCAGTTCAAGGGAGCCTCCTGGTCTCGGCTCATGTGGGTCGAGAGGATGCGCAAACTGCTCAGAGTTGCCGCCACGTACGACTCGGGGCAGTTTGTCGCTCGCTGCCTGTACG atataAAATCCAAGACGAAGATAGCTGCCTACCGGGCGCTTCCCACCCGTGCCATGTCTCCAGGGCTCCGTCGAACTTTTTCTAAACCGATTATTTCGTGA
- the LOC126518304 gene encoding uncharacterized protein isoform X1 yields the protein MTKAAPPGPPPKMTKPLPPGYPPKVTKAPPPGPPPKVTKPLPPGYPPKVTKPLPPGYPPKVTKTPPHQPPPKVTKAPPPGPPPKVTKAPPPGPPPKMTKPLPPGYPPKVTKAPPPGYPPKVTKAPPPGPPPKVTKPLPPGYPPRVTKPLPPGYPPKVTKAPPHQPPPKVTKAPPPGPPPTVTKPLPPGYPPKVTKPLPPGYPPKVTKALPPQPPPKVTKAPPPGPPPKVTKAPPPVSPPKMTKPLPPPLPPKTTKPVPPRPSPMTTKPLPPPLPPKTTKPLPPPPPPKTTKHLPPPPPPKITKPVPPTPPPKTTKPPPATTPPKTMTPLKTTRPQPRTTTPSPASPTPTTTPSAMTTSERPGIPRYTTVCTVSYLHTGLPLPLSGECDIIYYDSLLLRPEDTFMGTFTNAYLKPIFDAAKESNVSHNTEFGMSVHAPAINDFSTEVKSDAGMQHYREHWQHKVYNWGVLNIHEIILKNTPDILKTSLIVLKELKDIATAAGKNASMVVGLFCKATGGCDKVSEYLKTIYLPDAIVVLGHISFRDNNITDCTILPLSCFKDPFVRYKNLSYMHSMTDAVNTVKHLQVTKGLDTMYALSTTMAGRWYKPRKPDNKVKFPGKYRVGFKCKVGDYPQKAHVQDVCGNKSFEYTEHFQYTAFHVTGFTFDKKEGFTITFETEESLEKKFCLTLDNNTQLLIGIAVYDVNYDAAPKDCEQFKGASWSRLMWVERMRKLLRVAATYDSGQFVARCLYDIKSKTKIAAYRALPTRAMSPGLRRTFSKPIIS from the exons ATGACGAAAGCTGCGCCGCCAGGACCGCCACCGAAGATGACGAAGCCTCTGCCGCCAGGATATCCACCCAAGGTGACGAAAGCTCCGCCACCAGGACCGCCACCCAAGGTGACGAAGCCTCTGCCGCCGGGATATCCACCAAAGGTGACGAAGCCTCTGCCGCCGGGATATCCACCCAAGGTGACGAAAACTCCGCCGCACCAACCGCCACCCAAGGTGACGAAAGCTCCGCCGCCAGGACCGCCACCCAAGGTGACGAAAGCTCCGCCGCCAGGACCGCCACCCAAGATGACGAAGCCTCTGCCGCCAGGATATCCACCCAAGGTGACGAAAGCTCCGCCGCCAGGATATCCACCCAAGGTGACGAAAGCTCCGCCGCCAGGACCGCCACCCAAGGTGACGAAGCCTCTGCCGCCGGGATATCCACCAAGGGTGACGAAGCCTCTGCCGCCGGGATATCCACCCAAGGTGACGAAAGCTCCGCCGCACCAACCGCCACCCAAGGTGACGAAAGCTCCGCCGCCAGGACCGCCACCCACGGTGACGAAGCCTCTGCCGCCGGGATATCCACCAAAGGTGACGAAGCCTCTGCCGCCGGGATATCCACCCAAGGTGACGAAAGCTCTGCCGCCCCAACCGCCACCCAAGGTGACGAAAGCTCCGCCGCCAGGACCGCCACCTAAGGTGACGAAAGCTCCGCCGCCAGTATCTCCACCTAAGATGACGAAGCCTctgccaccaccactgccaccaAAGACGACGAAGCCTGTGCCGCCGCGACCGTCACCCATGACGACCAAGCCTCTGCCGCCACCACTGCCACCCAAGACGACGAAGCCTCTGCCGCCACCTCCGCCACCCAAGACGACCAAGCAtctgccgccaccaccgccacccaAGATTACGAAGCCTGTGCCGCCAACTCCGCCACCCAAGACGACCAAGCCTCCACCAGCGACAACGCCACCCAAGACGATGACGCCTCTGAAGACGACAAGGCCACAGCCGAGGACGACAACGCCATCGCCGGCGTcaccaacgccgacgacgacgcctaGCGCAATGACCACGTCGGAGC GTCCGGGCATACCTCGCTACACTACCGTGTGTACGGTGAGCTACCTGCACACCGGCCTGCCCTTGCCCCTGAGCGGCGAGTGCGACATCATCTACTACGACTCGCTGCTCCTGCGCCCGGAGGACACGTTCATGGGCACGTTCACCAACGCCTACCTGAAGCCCATCTTCGACGCCGCCAAGGAGAGCAACGTCAGCCACAATACCGAATTCGGGATGTCCGTGCACGCACC GGCAATCAACGACTTCTCCACCGAGGTCAAATCGGACGCCGGCATGCAGCACTACAGGGAACACTGGCAGCACAAGGTATACAACTGGGGCGTCCTCAACATCCACGAGATCATTCTGAAGAACACCCCTGACATCCTCAAGACCTCGCTCATCGTCCTCAAG GAGCTGAAGGACATTGCTACGGCAGCGGGCAAGAACGCCTCCATGGTTGTGGGCCTTTTCTGCAAGGCCACCGGAGGATGCGATAAAGTGTCCGAGTACCTCAA AACGATATACCTCCCGGATGCTATTGTGGTCTTGGGGCACATTTCTTTCCGCGACAACAACATCACGGACTGCACGATCTTGCCCCTTAGCTGCTTTAAGGACCCGTTTGTGCGATACAAGAACCTGTCCTACATGCACTCCATG ACCGACGCCGTGAACACGGTTAAGCACCTACAAGTGACGAAGGGCCTCGACACCATGTACGCCCTGTCGACGACGATGGCGGGGCGTTGGTACAAGCCAAGGAAGCCGGATAACAAGGTTAAATTTCCGGGAAAGTACCGCGTCGGGTTCAAGTGCAAAGTAGGGGACTACCCCCAGAAAGCGCACGTACAAGAC GTCTGCGGCAACAAAAGCTTCGAATATACCGAGCACTTTCAATACACGGCATTTCACGTCACCGGATTTACCTTTGACAAGAAGGAGGGCTTTACAATAACCTTCGAGACGGAAGAATCActggaaaaaaag TTCTGTCTCACCTTGGACAACAACACGCAACTGCTCATCGGAATCGCCGTCTACGACGTCAATTACGATGCCGCACCCAAGGACTGCGAGCAGTTCAAGGGAGCCTCCTGGTCTCGGCTCATGTGGGTCGAGAGGATGCGCAAACTGCTCAGAGTTGCCGCCACGTACGACTCGGGGCAGTTTGTCGCTCGCTGCCTGTACG atataAAATCCAAGACGAAGATAGCTGCCTACCGGGCGCTTCCCACCCGTGCCATGTCTCCAGGGCTCCGTCGAACTTTTTCTAAACCGATTATTTCGTGA